Part of the Methylorubrum populi genome is shown below.
GGACAGCGATGCGGATTTCAAGATCCCGGATTTCGCGGCCGGCTATGAATCCCTGAGGCGCTGCGATGCCACGCCGGCCGCCGTCGCCGGACCGCGGCCGACCCCGCCCGGCAGCCCCGCGCTCCAGGCCACGCCGACCCAGCCCTCCGCGCCGTCTCAGCAGCGCATCGCCGCCTACGTGATCGGCCTGTCGGTGCAGCGCGTGCTGAGGGAATGCGACGTGCCCTCGACCGGCAAGCAGCGCGCTGCCGTGGATACGAAAATGGCCGCGCTTCAGCCCGAGATGGCGCCGCTCGACGCGCAATTGCGCAACGAACTGAAGCGCAACGGTGAGTCCTGCCCGGTGGCGGACGACCAGGCGGGATTCCAGGACGTCCTGCGCAAGTTCATCGAGCTGAGCCCGGAAGACCTCGTCACCGCCCTGGAAAAGAATTCCGGGCCGCGAAAGGCGCCGGAAGGGGCGACCGGATCGCAGCTCTGACGCGTTCCGATCCGGCACCCGCTGGTTCGAAGCGGACATCGGATCGGCGCGTCCGCGCGGCGCCTTGGCGAAGCCTCGTTCCACCGGCCCGAAGCAATCCCGGATCGGACGCAAGGCTTCGCGCGCCCGAACTCTCGGCCAGGACCACCCCGCGGGACGTCCGATCCGCGGGGCAAGGGGAATTCTTCTCTCCTCGCTACCTCGCAGAACCCTGTGAGGGATGCTGTCTTCGTGGCTGGTTGCGCCGGCCCGCTGCGGCTAGGCTTCGTCAGCCGGCTGGCCATCCCGCATTCCGCGGGCAGCACGGACCGGCTGCCCCCCCGCGGAGATGTCGCGTGCGCCTCTCACCCGTCACGGCAGCGATGCTGGCGACGCTCCTCGGCGGCCCCCTCGCGGCCGCAGACCGTGCGCCGTTCGAGACCGTCGGCGGTTGGACGGTCGAGCGCCGCACGGGCGCGGCGGCTGCGCCCGCCTGCCGGATGACCCGAACCGAGAAGGACGCACAGGGTGAGATCGCCGGCTTGGTGATCGTCTCCCTCGACCGGGGCGGCCTCACCCTGGCGGTCGCCGACCGGAACTGGGATTTTCCGGCGGGCGCGCGATTTTCCGTGCCGTTGCTCCTCGACGGAAGACCGGCCGCGACAACGCTGATCTGGACCGGTGACGGACAGATCCTACGCACGGCGCTGCCGGAGACGATCGTGCCGGACCTGCTCGGCGCGCGGGCGCTGGCTCTTCGCTTCGCCGACGGCGACATGCCGCTCGCTGTCCCCGATCTCGCGGCGGCCGTCGCCGCCCTGCGGCTCTGCGCAGCAGGGCCGTCGAGCGAGCCGAGCGTGGCGGCGGAGCCCCCGCTTCCGCCGCGGGCGCGCATGGCGGCCTACACGGTGGGGCTGGCTCTGCAGGGCGTGTTGAGGACGTGCGGTGCGGGTGCGACCGATGCGCAGCGTGAAGCGGTCGAAGCGAAGATGGCCGCGCTCCGCCCTGAGATGGCGCCCTACGAGGCGGCGATGCGGGCGCAGGTCACGAGGTCCCGCGGCTTCACCTGCCCGACCGCCGACAAGGAGGCGGAATTTCAAGAAGCGCTGCGCAGGTTCATCACACTTAGCCCGGACGAGTTCGCGAGCGCGATCGACCGTCAAGCGGAGGCCGCACCCGGCGCGCCGGTGACGAAGCCGTAGCCGATCGGGAACATGCCGACCGTTGCGGTATCCACTCGATCCGAATGGGGACCGTAGCGGCAAGCCGGCGCTGCGCTCGAGCGGAGGCCGGATCCGTCAGCTTGAGAGGCGCGAAATCGGCGTGACGGCCGCCGCGCGGCTTGATTCAAATCATTGAGCGCCAGCGCTCATCGGTGGAAAGCTTCCTTGGCGTTGGGCGAGATCATCGACATGTCATAGAGCGACTGTGACAGATCTTCACCAGACGCGTTCCTCCCGATACTTGTTCTCCGCAGCCCCCCAGGGCGCGGAGATTTTTTCAAATGCGAGCGAGATTTTTCTAGGATAAAATTGATAATCACTAAGTTCTGGAAATCAATATTCGTCTACGCTTGTCGCCTCGCGGAGGCCGACGATGCGGTACCCCTCAACGGTCTTGGCCACGGTGCGTGAGCGCGCCGTTAACGCCACGCTCTGCGTGCTGATCCTTCTGGAATGCCTGATCCTGCTGGGCAGTATGATCTGGCTCTGACGCCGATCCCGCGAGGCTCCCCAGGGAGGAGCCTCGCGGCCGCCTCAGGCCCGGCTCGGGTAGTTCGGGCTCTCGCGGGTGATCGTCACGTCGTGGACGTGGCTCTCGCGCAGGCCCGCATTGGTGATGCGCACGAACTGCGCCCGCTCCTGGAACTCCGGCACGGTCGCCGCGCCGACATAGCCCATCGCCGCCCGCAGGCCACCGGCGAGCTGGTGCAGCACCGCCGCGACCGGGCCCTTGTAGGGCACCTGCCCCTCAATGCCCTCCGGGACGAGTTTGTGGGTGTCGCTGACCTCGGCCTGGAAGTAGCGGTCGGCGGAGCCGCGGGCCATGGCGCCGACCGAGCCCATGCCGCGGTAGCTCTTGTACGAGCGGCCTTGATACAGAAAGACCTCGCCCGGCGCTTCGTCGGTGCCCGCCAGAAGCGAGCCGAGCATCGCCACGGAGGCGCCCGCGGCGATCGCCTTGGCGAGATCGCCCGAGAACTTGATGCCGCCGTCGGCGATCACCGGCACGTCGGCGCCTTGCGCCGCCTCGACCGCCTCCATCAGCGCCGTGAGCTGCGGGACGCCGACACCCGCGACGATGCGGGTCGTGCAGATCGAGCCCGGGCCAATGCCGACCTTGATCGCATCGGCGCCGGCGTCGATCAGGGCGCGGGCGCCTTCCGCCGTGGCGACGTTGCCGGCGATGATCTGCACGGCGTTGGAGAGCTGCTTCACCCGCGCGACGCTGTCGAGCACCTTGCGGGAATGACCGTGGGCGGTGTCGACCACGATCACGTCGCAGCCGGCATCGATCAGACGCTCGGCCCGCTCGAAACCGGAATCACCCGTGGTCGTCGCGGCCGCGACCCGCAGCCGGCCCTGCTCGTCCTTCACGGCGCTCGGGTAGGCGACCTGCTTCTCGATGTCCTTGACCGTGATCAGGCCGATGCAGCGGTAATGGTCGTCGACGACGAGCAGCTTCTCGATGCGGAACTGATGCAGCAGCCGCTTGGCCTCGTCCTGCGTCACGCCCTCGCGCACGGTAATGAGCCGGTCGCGGGTCATCAGCTCGGCCACCGGCTGGCCGATATTGGTGGCGAAGCGCACGTCGCGGTTCGTCAGGATGCCGACGAGCTTGCCGCGGGAGCCGTTGGGACCGCGCTCGACCACCGGGATGCCGGAGATCCGATTCTTCTTCATCACCTCGAAGGCGTCGGCCAGCGTCTCGTCGGGGTGGATGGTGATCGGGTTGAGCACCATGCCCGATTCGTACTTCTTGACGAGGCGGACCTGCTCGGCCTGCTCGGCCGGCTCGAGGTTGCGGTGGATCACGCCGAGACCGCCATTCTGCGCCATGGCGATCGCCATCGGCGCCTCGGTGACGGTGTCCATCGCCGACGCGATGATCGGCAGGTTGAGCCGGATCGTGCGGGTGAGACGGGTCGCGACGTCGACCTCGGTGGGCATCACCGAGGAGGCGGCGGGGCGCAGCAGCACGTCGTCGAAGGTGAGGCCCTCGATGATCGTGTCAGCGCTGATACGGGCCATGGAAACCAACTCCGGAGACGGGTGTTGCGCCGGGCCGGAAACGTCCGGCCAGCGGGATCGGGTTGGCAGGGGCCAGTATCATGGGTGCACGAGGCACGCAAAGCCGCAGCCATCCTTTGCCGTGCATGGCTGACGGGCGGTCGGAGCGACTCGACGCAGTTCTGATCCGTCGCGGCAACCCCCCATTAACCCTTACGTTCCACGATCACGGCGGACCGCCCGCGTCCTGTCGCGGGACCGGCCGGCTGGAGACGAGCCCTCGCCATGATGTCGCGCGCCGAACGCAGTCCCCTCGCGGATTGGTGGTGGACGGTCGATCGCGGCCTCCTCGCGGGCCTCGGCTGCCTGATGGTGGCCGGCCTCGTCTTCCTGATGGGCGGCGGTCCGCCGGTGGCCGAGCGCATCGGCCTGCCGACCTTCTACTTTCTGAACCGTCAGGCGATGTACCTCGCCCCGACGATCCTGCTCATCATCGCCGTCTCGTTCCTCTCGGTGCGCCATATCCGGCGCTTCGCGCTGGTGACGTGGATGCTCGGCGTGGTGCTCTGCATCCTCGCCGGCAAGTTCGGCCCCGAGATCAAGGGCGCGCACCGCTGGATCCAGTTCGGATCCTTCGGCCTCCAGCCGTCGGAATTCGTGAAGCCCGCCTTCGTCGTCGTCACCGCCTGGGCCTTCTCGGAAGGCGCCAACCGACGCGACATGCCCGGCGTCACCCTCGCCTTCCTGCTCCTGCCGCTCACCATCGTGCCGCTGATCCTCCAGCCCGATTTCGGCCAGACCATGCTGATCACGATGGTGTGGTGCACCCTGTTCTTCGTCGCCGGCCTGCACTGGTTCTGGGTGGCGGGCCTCGGCTTTGCCGGCATGATCGGCGTGTTCACCGCCTACACCTTCCTTCACCACGTCCGCGAGCGCATCAATCGCTTCATGGACCCGGAATCGGGCGACAGCTTCCAGGAGGTCTGGTCGAGGGAATCGTTCAATTCCGGCGGCTGGTTCGGCACCGGCCCCGGCGAGGGCGTGGCCAAGCGCCACCTGCCCGACGCGCATACCGACTTCATCTTCTCGGTGACCGGCGAGGAATTCGGCGTGCTGGTCTGCCTGGGCCTCGTCGCGCTCTTCGCCTACATCGTCATCCGCGGGCTGAAGCTCGCGCGCCGCACCGACGATACCTTCACGAGGCTCGCCATCACCGGTCTGACCACGCTCTTCGGCCTCCAGGCCTGCATCAACATGGCGGTGAACACGCAGCTCATGCCGGCCAAGGGCATGACCCTGCCATTCGTCTCCTATGGCGGCTCCTCGCTGATCTCGCTGGCACTGGGAATGGGCTTCCTCGTGGCGCTCACCCGCAAGCGTCCGCGCACCACCACGGTCAACCAGCGTCCGCCGGGCACCATGCCCTCGGCCGTTCCGGGACTGATGCAGTGATCCCGGCGGCAATCATCATGGAATCCGTCTGCCGGATGCCACCGGCCGGCGCGAATGCGCGCCGCCGCCCCTGCGGCGGACCGTCCTCGAGGCGACAGCATCGAGGACAACCGTCATGACCGTTTTCACGCCCCTCGTTCTCGTCTGTGCCGGCGGCACCGGCGGCCACCTATTCCCGGCCCAGAGCCTCGCCTACGCCCTGAAGGCGCGCGGCATCCGCGTGGCGCTCGCCACCGATGCCCGCGTCGACTCGATCGCCGGCGACTTCCCGGCGGAGGAGATCGTCACCATCGCGTCCGCTACGCCGTCGGGCCGCTCGATGCTGCGCCGGGCCGGCGCCGTGGTGACGCTCGGGCGGGGGTTCGGACAGGCCGCCCGCGCGGTGCGTCGCCTGAATCCAGCCGCCGTCGTCGGCTTCGGCGGCTACCCGACCGTGCCGCCGATGCTGGCTGCGCAATTGCTCCGGGTGCCCACCATCCTGCACGAGCAGAATGCGGTGATGGGTCGGGCCAACGGCTTCCTCGCCAAGGGCGCGCGGGTCATCGCCACCGGCTTCAAGGAGGTTCGCGGCGTCCCCGAGAAGGCGACGGCGCGCCGCGTCCATACCGGCAACCCGATCCGCCCCGCGGTGCTGGCGGTGGCCGAGACGCCCTATCCGGCCCTCGACGCGGAGGCACCGCTGCGCCTCCTGGTCTTCGGCGGCAGCCAGGGCGCTCGCGTCATGAGCGAGGTCGTGCCGGCTGCGATCGAGCGGCTGCCGCAGGACCTGCGTGGCCGGCTCCACCTCGTGCAGCAGGCCCGTCCCGAGGATCTCACCGCCACGCAGAACCGCTACCTCGCCATGGGGCTCGGCGGCATCGAGGCGGCGCCCTTCTTCAAGGATCTGCCCGGCCGCATGGCCGCCGCGCACCTCGTGGTGGCGCGCTCCGGCGCCTCGACGGTCTCGGAACTCGCCGCCATCGGCCGGCCCGCTATCCTCGTTCCGCTGCCCGGCGCACTGGATCAGGATCAGGCGGCCAACGCCGCGACCCTGGCGCAGATCGGCGCCGCTCTGTCGATCCCGCAGAGCGCCTTCACCCCCGATCGGCTCGCTGCCGAGCTGGTGGACCTGTTCGAGGCGCCGCGGAAATTGACCCAGGCCGCCGCTGCGGCCAAAACCGCCCGCATCCTCGACGCGGCCGACCGCCTCGCCGCCCTCGTCGTCGAGACCGCGACCGCGACTTCATAAAGGCGGCAAGTCCGAAAGGCTTGCCGCGCCCGGCGGACGACCGCCGCCCCGCAGGCGCGGGGTGGGCTTCGGCGATTCAGGATCGTCGGGGTTCGATACGAGACAGCCGAGACTCGTCAGAGCCCCGGACTCAAAAGGTTTTCGATATGAAGCTGCCCGAAAAGCTCGGCCCCATCCACTTCATCGGCATCGGCGGCATCGGCATGTCCGGCATCGCCGAGGTGATGGCCAATCTCGGCTACACGGTGCAGGGCTCGGACGCGAACGACAACGCCAATGTCCGGCGTCTGTCCGAGAACGGCATCCGCACTTTCGTCGGCCATCGCGCCGAGAACGTCGAGAACGCGGCCCTCGTCGTCGTCTCGACCGCGATCCGCCGCGACAATCCGGAGCTGATCGAGGCGCGCGAGCGCCGCCTGCCGGTGGTGCGCCGGGCCGAGATGCTCGCCGAGCTGATGCGCTTCAAGTCCTGCGTCGCGGTGGCCGGCACCCACGGCAAGACCACGACGACCTCGCTCGTCGCGACGCTGCTCGATGCCGGCAACCTCGACCCGACGGTGATCAACGGCGGCATCATCAACGCCTACGGCACCAATGCCCGCATGGGCGCCGGCGACTGGATGGTGGTGGAGGCCGACGAATCCGACGGCACCTTCCTCAAACTGCCGGCGGATGTGGCCATCGTCACCAATATCGACCCCGAGCATCTCGACCATTTCGGCTCGTTCGACGCGATCAAGGACGCCTTCCGGCGCTTCATCGACAACATCCCGTTCTACGGCTTCGCGGTGATGTGCATCGACCACCCGATCGTCCAGGATCTGGTCGGCCATATCGAGGATCGGCGCATCATCACCTACGGCGAGAACCCGCAGGCCGACGTGCGCCTGCTGGACATCGACCTGAAGGGTGGACAGAGCCGCTTCCGGGTGATGATCCGCGACCGCCGCCCGGGTTTTCGCCTGGAGATGCAGGATCTCGTCCTGCCGATGCCCGGCCGCCACAACGCGCTCAACGCCACCGCCGCGCTGGCCGTCGCCCACGAACTCGGCGTCTCCGAGGACGCGATCCGCAAGGCGCTGGCCGGCTTCGGCGGCGTCAAGCGCCGCTTCACCCGCACCGGCGAGTGGAACGGCGCGGCGATCTTCGACGATTACGGCCACCACCCGGTGGAGATCGCCGCGGTGCTGCGCGCGGCCCGGTCCTCGACCGACGGCAAGGTGATCGCGGTGGTGCAGCCGCACCGCTACACCCGGCTCCAGTCGCTGTTCGAGGATTTCTGCACCTGCTTCAACGATGCCGACACGGTCATCGTCGCGCCGGTCTACGCCGCGGGTGAGGCGCCGATCGAGGGTATCGACCGCGACTCGCTGATCGCCGGCCTCAAGGCCCGCGGCCACCGCGACGCCGTCGCCCTGGAGCGGCCCGAGGATCTCGCCCGGCTGGTATCCGGCCGCGCGGAGCCGAACGATTACGTCGTGTGCCTCGGCGCCGGCACGATCACCCAGTGGGCCTACGCGCTTCCGGGGGAACTGGCGGCTTTGAAGGGGTGAGGCGTGCGCTCCGCGGACGACGAGCGGAGGCAGTTTCGAAAGCGGCTGCGGCATGAGCAGACGGAGGCCGAGCGCCGCCTCTGGTATCGTTTGCGCGACCGTCGTCTCGCCGGGTTCAAGTTTGTGCGACAGGAGAGCGTCGGCCCCTACGTGGCGGATTTCTGCTGCCGCGAGGCGAGGCTGATCATCGAACTCGACGGCAGCCAGCATGCGGAGAGCGGTTACGACGCGGTTCGAGATGCCTGGCTAATCGAGCAAGGCTATCGCGTTCTTCGATTCTGGAACGCGGAGGTTTCGAACAACGTCATCGGCGTATTAGACACGATCCTTGCCGCGCTTCCCCCCTCTCCCCGCACGCGGGGCGAGGGTCGCGACGACCTCGGACCTCGGGTTTACCCGAGTTCCGATCTAGGTTGCCCAAATCGGGCAAGCCCGACTTGGGTCGTCGGCGCGACGAGCCCGCAGGGCGAAGGTGAGGGGGCCTCGACGCGCGAGCCTCCTCCGGATTCGCCCCCTCACCATCGGCTGCCGCCTCGCTTCGGCGACGACGAGGTCGCCGAAGCCCTCTCCCCGCGTGCGGGGAGAGGGGGAGACCCTGGATGACCGCCTTTCCCGATCTGATTGAAAAAATCCGCGCCGCCGCGCCGAACCTCCGCGGTCGCCTGCTCGAAAACCAGTCGCTCGCCGACCTCACGTGGTTCCGCGTCGGCGGGCCGGCGCAGGTGCTGTTCAGCCCGGCCGACGAGGAGGACCTGTCCGTCTTTCTCGCCGCCCTCGATCCGTCCGTGCCGGTCACCGTGATCGGGCTCGGCTCGAACCTGATCGTGCGCGACGGCGGCATTCCCGGCGTGACGATCCGGCTCGGCGGCAAGGCGTTCGGCTCGGTCGAGATCGACGGCGAGACCCTCCGCGCCGGCACCGCCGTGCCGGACATGCGCCTCGCCAAGGCGGCGGCGGAGGCCAGCCTCGACGGGCTCGCCTTCTTCCGCGGCATTCCCGGTTCGGTCGGCGGCGCGCTTCGGATGAATGCCGGGGCGCACGGCGGCGAGACCACCGACGTGCTGATCCAAGCCCGCGGCATCGACCGCAAGGGCGAGGTCCGCAGCTTCACCCATGCCGAGATGGGCTTTCGCTACCGCCACGCCTCGGCGCCCGAGGACGTGATCTTCACGGGCGCGACCTTCCGCGGCCGTCCCGGAAACCGGGAGGACATCGAGGCGGAGATGGAGCGGGTCACCGCCGCCCGCGAAGCGGCGCAGCCGATCCGCGAGCGCACCGGCGGCTCGACCTTCAAGAACCCCGAGGGCGGCAAGGCCTGGCAGCTCATCGACGCCGCCGGCTGCCGCGGGCTGATCCGGGGTGGAGCCCAGGTCTCGGAGATGCACTGCAACTTCCTGATCAACCGCGGCGGCGCCACCGCCGCCGACATCGAGGGGCTCGGCGAGGAAGTGCGCCGCCGGGTGCGCGAACATTCGGGAATCGAGCTGCACTGGGAGATCAAGCGGATCGGCGTCGAGATCTCGCCCGCCTGAGGGAGCGCACCCACCGAGATCGGAGGAAGGATCGCTCATGGCTACGACCGACCCCACGGCCCTGGCAGCCGAGCTCGGCAGGCTCGTCGACGCGATCGCCGCCGGAGCCGATCAGGCCCGCACAGGCGGCGACATCCTGCGCCTGCGCGACGGGCTCAATCGCGGCTGGGACGGCGCAAAGCCCGGCGCCCACCTGTCGGAGGAAGTCTACCTGGCCCTGCGGCGTCGCTGCGAGGCGGCGCATGCCCACCTGACCGAACGATTCGTTGCCTTGCGGGATACCGTCCCTCAATCCGAGCCCCGCCTCGTCATCGACTCTGACGCCCCGAACCACGCCACGTTCTTCGAGGCGGATGCGCCAGCCGCGGACTGGGCGACGGACGCCGAGGCGGCGATCGGCGCGGCGGAAGCCCGCCTCGGCGTGAGGCTGCCGGAGACGCTCAGGGCGCTCTATCGGCGGCGGAACGGCGGAGCGACGGACTTTGTCCTCGCCACGGACAGGCCCGATGCACCCATGGAATTCGAGGGCGATGCGGCCGTGCGAGAGGGCGAGGAGATCTGGCACACGGTGCTGCCCGGCTTCGGCCTCAGCCCCCTGGAGCGGCTGGAGACCCTCGGCGCGATCGCCGACGGAATCGATTTCGGCCCAGAACTCGGTGACGAGGAGGAATCCTGGCGCGCCGCCCTGCCCGGGATCGACCGCATGATCCCGATCAGCAGCCACGGCTCCGACCTCTGGCTCTGCCTCGACTACACGGAGGCGTCGCCTGAACCCTCGATCGTGCTGTTCGACGCGGTCTCGCCGGATGGCGGCCCCGGCCGCATCACCTTCCGCCGCCCGGATTTCGCGCGCTTCTTCGCCGGGCTGCGGCGGCACGGCATCACCGTCGAGGACGGCATCGCGATGCGCGGCAGCCGTCTCCTCGGCGAGGATGCCTGAATTGCCTGCTACCACCCCACAATCGGGCGCCCGAGGCGCCGAGCCAGCCCTGAAAGGCCCATAGCCGATGTCCAAGCACGTCGCCGTCCTGATGGGCGGCTGGTCCTCCGAGCGGGAGATCTCGCTCCGCTCCGGCAATGCCTGCGCCGCGGCGCTGGAAGGGGAGGGGTACCGCGTCACCCGCGTCGATGTCGGGCCCGACATCGCATCGGTGCTGACCGAGCTGAAGCCCGATGCGGCGCTCAACGCGCTGCACGGCCCGGCCGGCGAGGATGGCACGATCCAGGGCCTCCTGGAGATCCTGAAGATCCCCTACACCCATTCCGGCGTGCTGGCCTCGGCGCTCGCCATGCACAAGGAGCGTGCCAAAACGGTCATGCGCGCGGCCGGAGTCAGCGTTCCGGAGGGCCGGGTCGTTAACCGTCATGATGCGGCGAAGTCACACCCGTTAACCCCTCCCTATGTCGTGAAGCCGATCGCCGAGGGCTCCTCCATGGGGGTCATCATCGTGCGGGACGGGCGCTCCCACCCGCCCCAGATCCTGGCCTCCGACGAATGGGTCTACGGCGAGGAAGTCCTTGCGGAGACTTACGTTGCCGGCCGCGAGCTGACCTGCGCCGTGCTGGGCGACCGGGCACTCGGCGTGACCGAGATCAAGCCCATCTCGGGGGAGTGGTACGACTTCGATGCGAAGTACGCCGGCGGGGGGTCGATCCACGTCCTCCCCGCCGATCTTAAACTAAATATTTACCAGCGTGTCCAAGAGTTGGCGTTAACGGCGCATCAAGCACTGGGATGTCGTGGCGTCAGCCGTGCCGACCTTCGTTACGACGACACGCCGGGGGGAACCGGCGCCCTCGTCGTCCTCGAGGTCAACACGCAGCCAGGGATGACCCAGACGAGCCTTGTGCCGGAGATCGCGGCCCATGCAGGCCTGAGTTTCGGTGAACTCGTCCGATGGATGGTGGAGGACGCTTCTCTCAACCGCTGAACGCCGCCGGCACGCCCGGCAGCGGCGGATTCCTCGCGGGCCTGAGGCTCCCGAGAATCCTCAGGCGGTTCTCGTCGGCGCGCCGGCTGCGGCCGGCGGTGCCGATCGAGGCGCGCGTGCCGCGGCTCGCGGGCACCGCGCTAGTCGCGGGCCTCGCCGGCACCGTCGCGCTGACCGGCTTCGTCATGAGCGGGCGCTTTGACGCCTTCGTCGCCGAGAACGGCCGTCCGCTCGACATCCTCGCCCGAATCGCCGGTTTCGGCGTCGAGCGGGTGACCATCACCGGCCTGTCGCGGATGTACGAGCGCGAGGTGCTGAGCACCGCCGGCATCGACTGGCGCTCCTCGGTGCCGTTCCTCGACGTCGATGGGGTGCGCGATCGCCTGCTCGCCGAGAAGCTGATCGCCAGCGCCTCCGTGCGCAAGCTGTACCCGAACGAGATCGTCATCAACCAGGTCGAGCGGGAGCCCGCCGCCCTGTGGCAGCAGAACGGCGAGATCCAGGTGATCGCCGCCGACGGCAAGGTGATCGACGACCTGCGCGACGAGCGCTACGTCAACCTGCCCCTCGTCGTGGGTGCGGGCGCCAATGAGCGCCTCAAGGAATATCTCGACCTGATCGAGGCCGCCGGGCCGTTGGGCTCGCGCATCCGCGCCGGCACCTACGTCTCCGGCCGTCGCTGGACGCTCAAGCTCGACGGCGTCGACATCCGCCTGCCCGAAGCCGATCCCGCCGAGGCGCTGGCCCGTCTCGTCCGCCTGGAGCGGGACAGCAGGATTCTGGAGAAGGACATCATCGCGGTCGACCTGCGCATGGCCGACCGCGTCGTGGTGCGCCTGACCGAGGAGGCCGCGGCCGCCCGGGCCGAGAGCCGCAAGAAGCCGAAGAAGGGGACCGCGACATGAGCGCCGCCCTCTCGAACGATCTCTCCTCCGTGTCCTCTCGCGTATCCGTCGAGTAGCGTCCGATGCAGACTCACCACGGCCTCACGCCGCGCCTGAAGCCGCTCTCCGCCCGCCGGAGCGCGACGATGTCGGTGCTCGACATCGGCACCAGCAAGGTCGTCTGCCTCATCGCCGAGCTGCAGCCGGCCGAGGCGATGTCGACCCTGCGCGGGCGCACGCACCTGGCCCGCATCATCGGCATCGGCCACCAGCGCTCGCTCGGCCTCAAGGGCGGCGCCATCGTCGATCTGGAGGCGGC
Proteins encoded:
- a CDS encoding cell division protein FtsQ/DivIB gives rise to the protein MDGGGRFSQPLNAAGTPGSGGFLAGLRLPRILRRFSSARRLRPAVPIEARVPRLAGTALVAGLAGTVALTGFVMSGRFDAFVAENGRPLDILARIAGFGVERVTITGLSRMYEREVLSTAGIDWRSSVPFLDVDGVRDRLLAEKLIASASVRKLYPNEIVINQVEREPAALWQQNGEIQVIAADGKVIDDLRDERYVNLPLVVGAGANERLKEYLDLIEAAGPLGSRIRAGTYVSGRRWTLKLDGVDIRLPEADPAEALARLVRLERDSRILEKDIIAVDLRMADRVVVRLTEEAAAARAESRKKPKKGTAT